A stretch of Zootoca vivipara chromosome 13, rZooViv1.1, whole genome shotgun sequence DNA encodes these proteins:
- the CPNE6 gene encoding copine-6, which translates to MSEGVDSQPVALGASRVELRVSCWSLLEREDAVKPDPCLVLHLLSAGQWSEVGRSEVLRGSQNPVFDHVFALDYFFEEMQILRFDVFDADGERAEDLGSEAGVLLGTIECTLGQIVSQTKVTKQLQLTSGDIVEKSTITIEAEEVSRTNEFVQLEFHGQELDDKDFFSKSDPFLEIYKVNSSEKEHLVWRTEVVKNNLSPRWQPFRVSLQSLCSCDPGKSIRCIIYDHDSSGKHDYIGEFSTTFHEMLQASSGDEVKWECINHKYQEKKKHYKNSGYILLAQCKMEKVHTFLDYIMGGLQISFTVAIDFTASNGDPRSEHSLHFINPKEPNEYLKTLSSVGEICQDYDSDKQFPAFGFGARIPPDFEVSHDFAINFEPDNPECERIAGVIEAYKRCLPQIQLYGPTNVAPIINKVAAPAAEEEKTGLPTKYRVLLILTDGVVSDMPEACDAVVRASRLPLSIIIVGIGNADFSDMRELNGDRGMLESDEGRAVRDIVQFVPLREFKKAPPNALAKCVLAEVPKQVVEYYGSKGIAPATQRSSSPQPQ; encoded by the exons ATGTCGGAAGGGGTCGACTCTCAACCCGTGGCCCTGGGCGCCAGCCGAGTGGAGCTCAGAGTTTCCTGCTGGAGCCTGTTGGAACGTGAGGATGCCGTCAAGCCGGACCCCTGCCTGGTTCTTCACCTGCTCAGTGCTGGACAATGGAGTGAG gtggggcGCTCCGAGGTCCTCCGCGGCTCCCAGAACCCCGTCTTTGACCATGTATTTGCCCTGGACTACTTTTTTGAAGAGATGCAGATCTTGAGGTTCGACGTCTTTGATGCTGATGGGGAGAGAGCTGAAGACCTGGGGTCCGAAGCAGGGGTCCTCCTGGGCACCATCGAGTGCACCTTAGGCCAG ATTGTCTCCCAGACCAAGGTCACAAAGCAGCTGCAGCTGACAAGTGGAGACATTGTGGAGAAGTCAACCATCACG ATTGAAGCAGAGGAGGTCTCCAGAACCAACGAGTTTGTGCAACTGGAATTTCATGGGCAGGAGCTGGACgacaag GATTTCTTCAGCAAATCCGATCCTTTCCTGGAGATCTATAAGGTCAACAGCAGCGAGAAAGAACACCTGGTCTGGAGGACAGAG GTGGTGAAGAACAACCTGAGCCCCCGATGGCAACCTTTCCGTGTCTCCCTGCAGTCCCTGTGCAGCTGCGATCCGGGAAAAAGCATCCGA tGCATCATCTACGACCACGACTCCAGCGGAAAGCACGACTACATCGGCGAGTTCAGCACCACCTTCCATGAGATGCTTCAGGCTTCCTCGGGGGATGAG GTGAAATGGGAATGTATTAACCATAAATATCAAGAGAAGAAAAAGCATTACAAGAACTCCGGGTATATCCTCCTCGCTCAGTGCAAG ATGGAGAAAGTTCACACCTTCCTGGATTACATCATGGGTGGTTTACAAATTTCCTTCACG GTGGCCATTGACTTCACAGCCTCCAACGGAGACCCCCGGAGCGAACACTCCCTGCACTTCATCAACCCCAAGGAGCCCAACGAATACCTGAAGACCTTGTCCTCTGTGGGCGAGATCTGCCAGGACTACGACAG CGACAAGCAGTTCCCGGCGTTTGGCTTCGGCGCACGGATTCCTCCAGACTTTGAG GTGTCTCACGATTTCGCCATCAACTTTGAGCCGGACAACCCGGAATGTGAAA GGATCGCCGGCGTGATTGAGGCCTACAAACGCTGCCTGCCCCAGATCCAGCTCTATGGCCCAACCAACGTCGCCCCCATCATCAACAAGGTGGCGGCTCCTGCAGCTGAGGAGGAGAAAACAGGGCTGCCAACG AAGTACCGTGTGCTGCTGATTCTGACAGACGGCGTGGTGAGCGACATGCCCGAGGCGTGTGACGCCGTAGTCCGGGCCTCCCGTCTTCCCCTCTCCATCATCATCGTGGGCATTGGAAACGCTGATTTCTCCGACATGCGAGAGCTCAATGGCGACCGCGGGATGCTGGAGTCCGACGAGGGCCGGGCCGTCCGCGACATCGTCCAGTTTGTGCCGCTCCGTGAATTCAAGAAG GCTCCACCCAACGCTCTGGCCAAGTGTGTCCTGGCTGAGGTCCCCAAACAGGTGGTGGAATACTATGGCAGCAAAGGCATCGCCCCTGCGACACAGAGGTCctcctcccctcagccccagtGA